From the genome of Sesamum indicum cultivar Zhongzhi No. 13 unplaced genomic scaffold, S_indicum_v1.0 scaffold00184, whole genome shotgun sequence, one region includes:
- the LOC105179642 gene encoding dnaJ homolog subfamily C GRV2-like — MVSDSDTPEIIWTHKMRAENLIRQVLQHLGDFPQKLSQHCHSLYDYAPMPPVTYPELKDEMWCHRYYLRNLCDEIRFPNWPIVEHVEFLQSLLVMWREELTRRPTDLSEEEACKILEISIDEVSRDEAPKKPSFESVEEIPNISKQIEYIDEEKLKRQYRKLAMKYHPNKNPEEREKFLAVQNAYECLQVTMQGLQGPQTWRLLLLLKGPVYSI, encoded by the exons ATGGTTTCTGATTCTGACACTCCTGAGATTATTTGGACACACAAGATGCGAGCAGAAAATCTGATCCGTCAG GTTCTTCAGCATCTTGGTGATTTCCCTCAGAAATTGTCACAGCATTGTCATTCCTTATATGACTATGCTCCAATGCCACCAGTGACATATCCAGAGCTGAAAGATGAAATGTGGTGTCATCGTTATTATCTTCGAAACTTATGTGATGAAATTAGATTTCCTAATTGGCCTATTGTTGAACATGTTGAGTTTTTGCAATCATTGCTAGTAATGTGGAGAGAAGAGTTAACTCGAAGGCCAACGGACCTTTCTGAAGAAGAAGCTTGCAAGATACTAGAGATTTCCATTGATGAAGTATCCAGAGACGAAGCCCCTAAGAAACCAAGTTTTGAGTCAGTTGAGGAGATACCTAATATATCAAAGCAGATTGAGTATATTGATGAGGAAAAGCTCAAGAGACAGTATAGGAAACTTGCAATGAAGTATCATCCAAACAAAAATCCTGAAGAGAGGGAGAAGTTTCTGGCAGTGCAGAATGCTTATGAGTGCTTGCAG GTGACCATGCAAGGATTGCAAGGTCCCCAGACTTGGAGGTTGTTGCTTCTCTTAAAAGGACCAGTGTATTCTATATAG